GACCGACCGAAGCCGGTAAGAAATGCTCCTTAGAAAGGAGGTGATCCAGCCGCACCTTCCGGTACGGCTACCTTGTTACGACTTCGTCCCAATCGCCAGTCCCACCTTCGACAGCTCCCTCCCACAAGGGGTTGGGCCACCGGCTTCGGGTGTTACCGACTTTCGTGACGTGACGGGCGGTGTGTACAAGGCCCGGGAACGTATTCACCGCAGCAATGCTGATCTGCGATTACTAGCAACTCCGACTTCATGGGGTCGAGTTGCAGACCCCAATCCGAACTGAGACCGGCTTTTTGAGATTCGCTCCGCCTCGCGGCTTCGCAGCTCTTTGTACCGGCCATTGTAGCACGTGTGCAGCCCAAGACATAAGGGGCATGATGACTTGACGTCGTCCCCACCTTCCTCCGAGTTGACCCCGGCAGTCTCCTGTGAGTCCCCATCACCCCGAAGGGCATGCTGGCAACACAGAACAAGGGTTGCGCTCGTTGCGGGACTTAACCCAACATCTCACGACACGAGCTGACGACAGCCATGCACCACCTGTATACCGACCACAAGGGGGCGACCATCTCTGGCCGTTTCCGATATATGTCAAGCCTTGGTAAGGTTCTTCGCGTTGCGTCGAATTAAGCCACATGCTCCGCTGCTTGTGCGGGCCCCCGTCAATTCCTTTGAGTTTTAGCCTTGCGGCCGTACTCCCCAGGCGGGGAACTTAATGCGTTAGCTGCGGCACCGACGACGTGGAATGTCGCCAACACCTAGTTCCCAACGTTTACGGCGTGGACTACCAGGGTATCTAATCCTGTTCGCTCCCCACGCTTTCGCTCCTCAGCGTCAGTAATGGCCCAGAGATCCGCCTTCGCCACCGGTGTTCCTCCTGATATCTGCGCATTTCACCGCTACACCAGGAATTCCGATCTCCCCTACCACACTCTAGCCTGCCCGTATCGAATGCAGACCCGGAGTTAAGCCCCGGGCTTTCACATCCGACGCGACAAGCCGCCTACGAGCTCTTTACGCCCAATAATTCCGGACAACGCTCGCGCCCTACGTATTACCGCGGCTGCTGGCACGTAGTTAGCCGGCGCTTCTTCTGCAGGTACCGTCACTCTCGCTTCTTCCCTGCTGAAAGAGGTTTACAACCCGAAGGCCGTCATCCCTCACGCGGCGTCGCTGCATCAGGCTTTCGCCCATTGTGCAATATTCCCCACTGCTGCCTCCCGTAGGAGTCTGGGCCGTGTCTCAGTCCCAGTGTGGCCGGTCGCCCTCTCAGGCCGGCTACCCGTCGTCGCCTTGGTAGGCCATCACCCCACCAACAAGCTGATAGGCCGCGGGCTCATCCTGCACCGCCGGAGCTTTCAACCCTCCCCCATGCGGAGGAGAGTGGTATCCGGTATTAGACCCCGTTTCCAGGGCTTGTCCCAGAGTGCAGGGCAGATTGCCCACGTGTTACTCACCCGTTCGCCACTAATCCACCCCGAAAGGCTTCATCGTTCGACTTGCATGTGTTAAGCACGCCGCCAGCGTTCGTCCTGAGCCAGGATCAAACTCTCCGTGAATGCTTCCCCGTAATCGGGGCGAACACCACGAGAGCGGTGCGACCAGGAGGAATAGTCCCGATCGCACACAGCGTCCTCGCTGTGTTTTTTCAAAGGAACCTCGACCATCCGAACCGGATGGACGGGGTATCAACTAATCTGGCGTTGATTTTTGGCACGCTGTTGAGTTCTCAAGGAACGGACGCTTCCTTCGTACTCACCCACGGAACATTCTCCGAGGCTTTCCTCCGGGCGCTTCCCTTCGGTGTTTCCAACCTTACCAGATTCCTTTTCCGTTCCGTTTCCGGTTCGGATTTTGATTCCGGTGGCCGTTGGAGGGCCTTTCGCCTTTCGGCGTGTTCACTACGTTAGCCGATTTCCCTGACAACTCACAATCGAGTCGTTCGAGCCGAATTCCGGCATGCCGAAATCGCACCCGGCCCGGGTTGTCGTAGGTAGTGGATGGCCGCTTCGGGGGCTGTTGAACAGCAGTCCCTGTTCAAGCGGCTCGGGCTACGTTAGGCGTCCCGAAACACGGAGTCAAGTTGACCTACGGCGTGGCGCACGAGGCCTACTGGGACCCATGGTGGGCGTCGCCACCGATCAAGTGGTGCCCGTGACGGGAGGAGCTCTCACCTCCGACATCGGTCCGCGGGCCGTCGCGCACCTGGTCAAAGCTGACGGTCAGACCGACGAGGGTGCTTCGGGGGCATCGGGGCCGGCGCGGACGCAGGTCCGTCGGGGCCCCGGTCGATACCGAAGGCGGTCGACCGGGCGGGCCGACTCTTTGGCCGGTTCCTTGTCGTTGTGGGCTGAGATTCGACGTTTGGGGTTCGAAACGTTGCCACGAGCACCTCGCCGGCGTGCAAGAGGAGCACGGGCGGGGCGTACAAAGGATCAGGCTCCGGCCGACGGTTTGGCTCTCGGGCTCAGTCGGTATGCCGAGACCGTGGGATCACCGGCGAGGTAGAACCGGTGCTGCCAGTCATGGGCCTTGCTCACGCCCACCCGCGGACCGGCACGGATGAGCGCGGGGGGTGCCGGCTCGCCTTCGGACAACGTGACCGAGCCACCTGTCAGCAGGTCTGCGCCGTTGTGCTCTCCGGTGACGCCGAGCGCCTGGCAGAGGTTCCCCGGACCTCGGGCAAGCCGCGGACTCTCGATCCTCTCTCCTCGTCGTACGCGTGCCAGGTCTTCCCCCTCGATGACCCTGCCTGCCCTGATCAGGACAGCCGAGGCGATACCGTCCGTCCCGGTGACGACGTTGGCGCACCAGTGGAGGCCGTGGGACCGGTAGACGTACAGGTGTCCTGCGGGTCCGAACATGACGGCGTTACGGGGTGTCCGGCCGCGGTAGGCATGGGAAGCCGGGTCAGCCGTTCCGGAGTACGCCTCGGTCTCCGTGATGGCGATGCTCACGGTTCCCTCAGGGGTCTCGCAGGTGAGGACGGTCCCGAGCAGTCTGGGGGCGACCTCTTCGGCGGGATGGGCGAGGAGAGCCGCCTTCATGTCGACCGCCTTGGCATGCCGTGGGTGAAGTGGCCGTGCGCCTGACCGGGCGGACCGGACGTCATCGTGTTCCGGGCCGTGCGGCCCCAGTCGGCGTGCGAGGCCGGGTCGGCTTCACCGGCGTACGCCTCCGGCCCTGTCAACCGCAGCGTGGTCGGGCCGTCGTCGGTCCGGCGTACCAGTGTGCGGCCGAGGGGATCGGGGGCGACATCGGTGACCGGGCGGCCGAGGAACCGCCGGGTCGTCGACGTGCGGTCAGGGGTGTCGGGCATGGCGCCCGAGGGTACCCGCCGGCTTCGCCCCGGGAACCGGTTACCGTCGTCGGGCGTATGTAGAGGTCAGGACCAAGGGAGGTAGGAGTATGGGCTTCAAGAAGCTGCTCGCGAGTCTGGGCGCCGGTGGGGCGTCCGTGGAGACCGAGCTGACGGAGGCGAACGTCGTCCCCGGCGGTGTGGTGCAGGGCGAGGTGCGGATCCAGGGTGGTTCCGTCGACCAGCAGATCGAAGGGCTGTCCGTCGGTCTCCAGGCGCGCGTCGAGGTCGAGGGCGGCGACCAGGAGATGAAGCAGGACATCGAGTTCACCAAGCAGCGGCTCGGCGGTGCCTTCGAGCTGAAGGCCGGTGCGGTGCACGTGGTCCCGTTCGGACTCGAGATCCCCTGGGAGACGCCGGTCACGACCATCGCCGGCCAGCAGCTGCGCGGGATGAACATCGGTGTGACCACGGAGCTGGAGATCGCGCGCGCCGTGGACTCCGGCGACCTGGACCCGATCCATGTCCATCCGCTTCCGGCTCAGCAGGCGATCCTCGACGCGTTCATCCAGCTCGGCTTCCGCTTCAAGAGCGCGGACATGGAGCGCGGTCACATCCGTGGGACGCGGCAGCGGCTCCCCTTCTACCAGGAGATCGAGTTCTTCCCGCCGTCCCAGTACCGGGGACTGAACCAGGTCGAGCTGACGTTCGTCGCGGACGGCCGGGAGATGGACGTGGTGCTGGAGATGGACAAGAAGCCGGGGCTGTTCAGCGAGGGCAGCGACTCCTTCCGTTCTTTCCAGGTGGACCTGCACAACTTCCAGGGGACGGATTACGCCGCCTACCTGAACCAGTGGCTCGCCGATGTCGGCGGTCGGCGCAACTGGTTCTAGGCTCGGGTTCGGTAAGCGCAAAAACGCGCAGGAACGCCTATTCGGAGGTTCAGACGTGACCGAGGCGAAAAGGGCCCCACTGCCTCATGACTTCCACCCGGCGGTGCCGTCGTTCACCGTGACGAGTCCCGATGTCGAGCCAGGAGCCTTCCTCAAGGACGCCCAGGTCTACTCGGGTGGCAACACATCGCCCGCCCTGCGCTGGGAGGGCTTCCCCGCGGAGACGAAGAGTTTCGCGGTGACGTGCTTCGATCCGGACGCGCCGACGGGCAGCGGGTTCTGGCACTGGGTGTTGTTCGACATCCCGTCGTCGGTGACCGGGCTTCCCGAGGGCGCGGGCAGCGGAGACTTCGACGGCCTGCCGGCCGGCGCGGTCCATGTCCGCAACGACTACGGGTCGAAGGACTTCGGCGGGGCCGCGCCGCCGCCCGGGGACGGACCGCATCGCTATGTGTTCACGGTGTACGCCGTGGACCAGGAGAAGCTGGGTCCTGGTGACGATGCGTCTCCGGCGGTGGTGGGCTTCAATCTGCGCTTCCATACGTTGGGGCGTGCCCAGCTCATCGGTGAGTACGAGGCCAAGGGCGAGTAGCCCGAGCCGGTATCTCAGGCTTCGCCTGCTGTTTGCCCGCTCCTGGTCTTGGAAGAGATCAGGAGCGGGCATCTTTCGTTGTACGCGGATATTGCGTTGTCCATCGCGGCGTGCCCGGCCAGAGTTGATCCCAGCCCAGAGCCCGCCGGAAGGGCCGGGCCGGCACACGGGAGGTGGGGCCAATGCGGGACACGCTGGTACTGAACGCGAGCTTCGAGCCACTGTCGACGGTGACGCTGAACCGTGCGGTGGTGCTGGTGCTGCAGGACAAGGCCGTCGTCGAGCAGGCCCACCCCGCGCTCCGAGTGCGTGCCGCGGCGGTGGAGCTACCCGTGCCGCGGGTGATCAGGCTGTGCAGATACGTACGGGTGCCGTTCCGAAGACAGGCGCCGTGGTCGCGGAGGGGTGTGCTGGTCAGGGACCAGCACCGGTGTGCGTACTGCGGTAGACGGGCCACGACGGTGGACCACGTGGTGCCGCGTTCCCGGGGTGGCTCGGACAGCTGGCTGAACACGGTGGCGTCCTGTGCCGAGGACAACCACCGCAAGGCGGACCGTACGCCCGAGCAGGCGGGCATGCCGTTGCTGCATCAGCCTTTCGTGCCGACTCCGGCGGACGCGATGCTGCTGACTCTGCGGGCTGGTGAGCGCTCGGAGCTGCCGGAGTGGCTGACTCAGCACGGGGCACAGCCGGGCGTCCGATCCGCCGCGGCATAGGAACGTCACGCAACGATGCCGGTGCGTAAGCCCGCCTTCTCGTGGAGGCGGGCTTACGCGTGTCGGCGGCCGTGCGTAGTCAGCGCAGCAGCAGTTGGACGATGGCGGCTGTGCCGACGATGACGATCACGGTCCGCAGCATCACGGGCGAGAGCTTCCGGCCGACCTTGGCACCGATCTGGCCGCCGATGGTGGAGCCGATGGCGATCAGCAGGACGGCGGTCCAGTCGATGTCGGCGGCGAACACGAAGAACATTGCCGCAACGCTGTTGACGACCGCGGCGAGGGCGTTCTTCACGGCGTTGAGGCGTTGGAGGGTGTCGTCCAGCAGGATGCCCAGCAGGGAAAGGTAGATGACCCCCTGGGCGGCCGTGAAGTAGCCGCCGTAGACGCTGGCGAGCATCAGGGCGACGAAGAGGAGCGGGCCTCCGTCGGGGTGCGGCTGAGCGGTGGTGTCCCGTTCCCTGCGGCGCTGGACGGCCGCGGAGATCCGGGGCTGGAGGATCACCAGGACGAGGGCGAGCGCGACCAGGGCGGGGACGATGGTCTCGAAGGCGGTGGACGGCAACAGGAGCAGGAGCATCGCCCCGCCGAGCCCGCCGATGAGTGAGGCGAGTCCGAGGCGCAGGACGCGGCGGCGCTGCCCGGTGAGTTCCTCGCGGTAGCCGATGGCTCCGCTGATCGATCCCGGTATCAGTCCGATGGCGTTCGAGACGGTGGCGGTGACAGGAGGCAGTCCGGCGGCGAGAAGGACCGGGAACGTGATGAGCGTTCCCGAGCCGACGATGGTATTGATCGTGCCTGCTGCCGTACCGGCGGCGAAGACCGCGAGTACTTCCCAGATGGACAAGGCCATCTCCTCACATGATCAGGTGTCGCCTCCCCGCCATGAAGGTCGAGGGGCCGCACCGATCATGCCCGACCGCCTGTGCGCGTCAGTCGATCGGGGGCTGCTCGCGTCGCTCCGTGCCGCTCTGCGGCGGAATGTTGCCGCCGTTGCCGTTTCCGCTGTTGTGGTTTCCGGTGAGCGGGCCGCCGAAGCTGCCGATGGCGCCGGAGAGGCCCTTGAGCGCGTCGCCGATCTCGCTGGGCACGATCCAGAGCTTGTTGGCGTCGCCTTCGGCGATCTTCGGCAGCATCTGGAGGTACTGGTACGAGAGCAGCTTCTGGTCGGGGTCACCGGCGTGGATGGACTCGAAGACGGTGCGGATCGCCTGGGCCTCGCCCTCGGCGCGCAGGGCGGCTGCTTTGGCCTCACCTTCGGCGCGCAGGATCGCGGACTGCTTCTCACCCTCGGCGGTGAGGATCTGCGACTGGCGGATGCCTTCCGCGGTGAGGATCGCGGCGCGCTTGTCACGGTCGGCGCGCATCTGCTTCTCCATCGAGTCCTGGATGGAGGTGGGTGGTTCGATGGCCTTGAGCTCGACCCGGTTGACGCGGATGCCCCACTTGCCGGTGGCCTCGTCGAGGACGCCGCGCAGGGCCGCGTTGATCTCCTCTCGGGAGGTCAGGGTCCGCTCCAGGTCCATGCCGCCGATGATGTTGCGCAGCGTGGTCACGGTGAGCTGCTCGATCGCCTGGATGTAGCTGGCGACTTCGTAGGTCGCCGCCCTGGCGTCCGTCACCTGGTAGTAGATGACGGTGTCGATATTGACGACGAGGTTGTCCTGGGTGATCACCGGCTGGGGCGGGAAGGGGACGACCTGTTCACGGAGGTCGATCCGGTTGCGGATCGAGTCGATGAACGGCACCACGATGTTCAGTCCCGCGTTGAGCGTACGGGTGTAGCGGCCGAAGCGTTCGACGATGGCGGCACTGGCCTGCGGGATGACCTGGATCGTCTTGATCAAGGCGATGAAGACAAGCACCACCAGAATGACCAGGACGATGATGATCGATGGCATCGTGCTCCCCGTGCCCTTCGCTGCCGGATGATTCTGATGATCGAGTTTCCCAGACCGCGGGGGGTGATGGGACCCGTTCCGTCACTTGACGCTGACGTGTGGTCAGATGACCACGGCGGTGGCACCGTCGATCTCGACCACGTCGACCTGCTCGCCGGGTTCGAAGGCACGCCCCGTGTCGAGGGAACGTGCCGACCAGATCTCCCCCGCGAGCTTGATGCGCCCGCCGTCGCCGTCCACCCGTTCCAGGACGACGGCCTGACGACCTTTCAAGGCATCGATGCCGGTGGCCAGTTGGGGCCGCTGTGAGCCGTGGCGGGCCGCGATGGGGCGGACGACCGCGATGAGCGCGACCGACACCGCGGCGAACACGCACACTTGGGCGACCACGCCGAAGCCGAGTACCGCGGTGACGGCTCCCGCGACGGCTCCGGCGGAGAGCATGCCGAATTCGGGCATGGCGGTGAGCACGAGTGGGATGCCGAGTCCCACCGCGGCGATGAGCCACCACACCCATGCGTCGATGTCCACACAGGCATGGTAGGTCGACTGCGGCCCCGCCGACAGGGCGCGCGGGCCCGACTGTTGGGGCTCGGTCCGGGGTCTGCGGGTCACTGGCCGAGCGGGAGCCCCTGAGCGCTCCAGCGCTCGCCGTTGCGCTCGACGATGAGCGGCAGGCCGAAGCAGCGGGAGAGGTTGCGGGAGGTCAGTTCGGTCTCCATCGGACCTGCGGTGACCACCTTGCCCTGGCGGATCATCATCACGTGGGTGAATCCGGGTGCGATCTCCTCGACATGGTGGGTCACCATGATCATGGAGGGCGCCAGCGGGTCCCTGGCGAGTCGGCCGAGTCGGCGGACCAGGTCCTCCCGGCCGCCGAGGTCGAGCCCCGCGGCGGGCTCGTCCAGCAGTAGCAGTTCGGGGTCGGTCATCAGGGCGCGGGCGATGAGGGTGCGCTTGCGCTCGCCTTCGGAGAGGGTACCGAACCTGCGGCCCAGGTAGTCCGACATGCCGAGGCGGTCGAGGAAGGCGCGGGCGCGCTGCTCGTCGACGGCGTCGTAGTCCTCGTGCCAGCTGGCGGTCATTCCGTAGGCGGCGGTGAGCACGGTCTGGAGCACCGTCTGGCGCTTGGGGAGTTTTTCGGCCATCGCGATGCCGGCCATGCCGATGCGCGGGCGCAGCTCGAAGACGTCCACCTTGCCGAGGCGGTCACCGAGGATGGTCGTGCTGCCGGTGGTGGGGAAGAGGTAGCTGGAAGCGATGTTGAGCAGGGTGGTCTTGCCGGCGCCGTTGGGGCCGAGGATCACCCAGCGCTCGCCTTCCTTGACCGACCAGGAGACGTCGTCCACCAGAGCGCGTCCGTCGCGGACCACGGATACGTCCACCAGCTCCAGTACATCGCTCATGAGCGCGTTGTCTCCCCATGCAATCGTCGAGAGGTCCCGGGAGTCCGGTGTGCCCGCGGGCGAGGCTCCCAGGGAAAACCTACGCCACCAGCCGGGTCCCCCGACGGCCCGGTCCGATACCTAGGCTGGGTCCATGCTTTCGGAACCACGCTCAGGACGACTGGCCGCATGGGGAAATGCCCTGTTGGCCGGTTTTGTATCACCCGATGACGCGGTGCACGCGATCGTCGGGGACGACGCGGTGCACCGTGTGGAGGGGCTGCCGGACGAGCCGGGGCCGGTCGGACTCAGCCTGGCGCTGGGACGGCTGCGCGGCCTCGGTGTGACGGGCTTCCGGGTCGCGCTGCCCGCACCGGGGCATCCGCTGGGACTCAGCGGCCCCCCCGCGTTCAACGCGCGGGCCCTTGAGGCGGAAGAGGCTGTCGTCGGCCATGGGGCGGCGTACGGGATCGTACCGGACGTGCACGAGGTGGGGCCCGCCGGAGACACCCATGTGCGGGTGGTCTGGCACTGTCTTCAGGTACGTGATGCCCCGCCCGCTGACGTTCCGTCGCTGGGCGAGGCCGAACGCGAGCTGGCGGAGGCGATGCGGGAGGCGACGGCGGTGCTGTCGCGCCTGGACGTCGCGGGGTCCGGCCCGGTGGCCGATGCGGCGCTGGACGCCTACCGGGCGCGGGCCGAGGCGGGTGCGGGGCGGGATGTGCTGGCGCCCGGGTATCCGCCCCGCGCGGTACGGGTGCTCGAGCTGGCGCAGCGGGTCGAGCTGCTGGTCTCGCTGGCGTACGAGAACGGGCACGGCGGTGCCGTGAGCGCTTCGGAGATGGCGGCGCGCGGCGAGGCATTGCGGCCGGTGGAACGGGTGGCGCGGCGCGCGCAGGTCGCGGCGTACAACGCCTACGTGGAGGAGTCGGAGCGTCGCGGGGAGGCGTGAGTGCCCCGACGGCGGACGAGTCGACCCGGGCCGCGCGGCGGCGCGGGTCGACTCGTGGCTCAGTTGCGGCTCGCGGCGTCTGGTCAGCCGTTGACGCCTACGTTGCCGAAGGCCGGGTTGAGCGCACCGATGACATTGACGGTGTTGCCGACGACGTTGACCGGGACGTGGACCGGGACCTGGACCAGGTTGCCGGAGCCGACGCCCGGGGAGTTGACCGCGCGGCCGTCCGCATGCGCGCTGGTCGCGGACGCGGCACCAGCGCCGGCGGCGAGCAGTCCACCGGCGACCATGGTGACAACGGCGGCCTTCTTCAGGTTCTTCACTTCTGCTTCCTCCTGGTCATGGGCTGCGACGTTCAGCGCAGCACGCACTGGAGAACGCCGACCGAACGCTTTCGGATACGCCATATGGGCGACATACACACGACGGTATGAATCTCGGACCGGTCAGCAACCGTCACCGGAAGCGGCTCCATGACCTGCCGAAACGTTCTGATCAGCTGCTGAGTCCATGGCGTACGGCCCAGAGCGCCGCCTGTGTACGGTCTGCCAGATCCAGCTTCATCAGAATGTTCGACACATGGGTCTTCACCGTCTTCTCCGAGAGGACCAGCGCGCGTGCTATCTCGCGGTTGGAGCGACCGTCGGCGATCAGCGCGAGCACCTCGCGCTCCCGCTCGGTGAGCGAGGTGCCCCTCCCCTGCCCCGTGCCTGGCTCGTCCTCCGAGAGCAGCACGTCGGCCACCTCGGGCTGGAGCAGTACATGCCCCGCGTACACGGAGCGGACGGCACCGGCCAGGGCATCCGGATCGATGTCCTTGTACACATAGCCGGAGGCACCCGCGCGAAGCGCCGGGATCACGGTGCGCCGCTCCATGAAGCTCGTGACCACCAGCACCTTCACCGGGTTGTCCAGGGCGCGCAGCCGGCGCAGGGCCTCGATCCCGTCCATGCCCGGCATCTTCACGTCCATCAGCACGACGTCAGGGCACAGTTCCTGGGCCTGCTCCACACCCTCGGCGCCGTCGGCGGCCTCCCCCACCACCTCGATGTCGTCCTGCACCTCGAGGAAGGTGCGCAGACCCCGGCGGACGACCTGGTGATCGTCCACGAGCAGCACGCGGATTCCCTTGTCACCCACCGGGGACCTCCATCTCGATCGCGGTGCCCTCTCCGGGCGCCGATTCCACCGTGAGTGTGCCGCCGACGCCACCGGCCCGGTCGCGCATCGAGACCAGACCGAGGTGCCGCCCCGCCCTGCGCACCGACGCCGGCTCGAAGCCGCTGCCGTCGTCCGTGACGCTGAGCACCGCCCCCTGCCCCTTGCGGCACAGGCTGACCGCGACCCGCTCAGCGCCCGAGTGGCGCAGCGCGTTGTGCAGGGCTTCCTGCGCGACCCGCAGGAGGGCCTCCTCCTGGGACGCGGGCAGGGCGCGCACTCCCTGTGCCTCGAAGGTGACGCGGGCGGTGTGGGCGCGGTCGAGCACCTGGATCTGTGTACGGAGAGTATTGACGAGCCCGTCCTCGTCCAGTGCCGCGGGGCGCAGCTCGACCACCGCCGCCCGCAGCTCGTCGGCGGCCTCGGCGGCGAGCCCCGCCACCTGCTGGAGCTCGCCCTTGGCCCGGAGCGGGTCGCGGTCCACCAGTGCGGCCGCTGCCTGGGCGGTCAGCCGTAGCGAAAAGAGCTTCTGGCTCACCGCGTCGTGCAGCTCATGGGCCAGTCTGGAGCGCTCCTCGGCGATGGTGAGCTCGCGGCTGCGCTCGTAGAGGCGGGCGTTGGTGAGAGCGATCGCCGCGTGTTGGGCCAGGATCGCGAGCAGTTCCTCGTCCTCCTCGGTGAACCCGCAGGTCTCCCCTCTCCTGCCGGGAGGCTTGGGACATCTCTTGTTGGCGAGGAAGAGCGCGCCGATCGTCTCGTCGCCGTCCTTGACGGGCAGGCCCAGAAAGTCGGACATGTCGGGGTGGGCCGACGGCCAGCCCTCGAAGCGGGGGTCCAAGCGCACGTCCGCGAGCCGCTCGGGTTTCGCGTCCCTGAGCATTGCGGCGAGGATCCCGTGCTGGCGCGGAAGCGGTCCGATCGCCCGCCACTGCTCGTCGCTCACGCCATCGACGACGAACTGGGCGAAGCCGCCGTGGTCGTCGGGCACGCCCAGTGCCGCGTACTCCGCGTCGAGCAGCTCACGCGCCGAGGCGACGATCGTCTTGAGGACGTCGCGCACCTCGAGGTGCCTGCTCATCTCAAGGAGGGCGGTGCTCACGGCGGCGAGGCCGGAGCGCGGTCGATGGCTCATGCGATCACGGTACCGGTGTGCGGTCACCGTGCGTATCGGGCTGCGGACGGCCGTTGTCTGGGCCCCGGGACTTAGGCCGAAGTACCCGTACGGCCGGGCCTCGGGGACGACGCGGACGGCCGGGCCGCGGAGCCACTCTGAGGGCAACCGAACAGAGGGGATGGAGCCATGCCGGTAGCGATCATCACGGGAGCCTCCAAGGGGCTGGGGCGGGCACTGGCCGAAGCGCTGGCCCGCCGCGGCTGGGACCTGGTGCTCGACGCGCGTACCGAATCCGTGCTGGCGAAGACGGCCGAGCGGCTGCGGCGCCATGGGACCCGGGTGGTGGCGCTGCCCGGGGATGTCACCCGGGCCGGGCACCGCGGGGAGCTGGTGGCGGCGGCGCAGGAGCTGGGATCGCTCGATCTGCTGGTGAGCAATGCCAGCGCGCTGGGTGCCGAACCGCTGGTCCCGCTGGCGGCGCTGCCACTGGCCGGGCTGAGGGAGGCGCTGGAGACCAATGTGGTGGCGGCGCTCGGACTGGTACAGCAGGCACTGCCGCTGCTGCGCACGACCGCGCCGGGCGGGGAGCCGGGTGCGGTTGTCGCGGTGAGTTCGGATGCCGGGCGGGAAGCCTATGCCACCTGGGGCGGGTACGGGGCGTCGAAGGCGGCGCTCGACCTGCTCACCGCGGTGCTGGCGGTCGAGGAGCCGGAACTGAGGGTCTGGGCGGTGGACCCCGGGGACATGCGTACGGATCTGTACGAGGCCGCGGTGCCAGGCGACGGGGACGCCGGGGCACGGCCCGCGCCGGAGTCGGTAGTACCGGCGTTGCTGAGGCTGCTGGACGAACGCCCGGCGAGCGGCCGGTACGAGGCGACCGCGCTGCCGGCGGCACGGTGAGGCGGATGAACGGGCTGGACCGAGCGGGTGTGCTGGAGAGTCTCAGGGTGCCGGACGCGCTGCTCGCGCGGGTGCCGGCCGAGGTCCGCGGCAGCGGTAGGGACGACGTACGACTGCTGGTGTCGCGCGGGACGGCGGTGTCGCACCGCTCCTTCCGCGAGCTGCCCGGGCAACTGCGGGCGGGTGACGTGCTGGTGGTGAACACCTCGCCCACGCTGCCGGCCGCCGTGGACGGGCGGCTGGGCGCGGAGCGCCTGGTCGTGCACTTCTCGACGCGCGGTGACCTGGGCACCGGCCCGCGCCTCGACGGGAGGGGTGAGCGCTGGGCGGTGGAGCTGCGCACCCCGGACGGCGCCGGAAGCACGCGGCAGCGTCCCGGTGGTCCTGCGGGGGCTCGGATCCGGCTGCCCGGGGGTGGGCTTCTCGTACTGGAGGAACCGCTGGCGTCCGGCGGTGGCACGGCGGGCGGACGGCTGTGGTGGGCCACGGCCTCGGTGGACGTGACGAAGCTGATGGGGCGGTACGGCAGGCCGATCCGGTACGGCTACACGGAGCGTGACCAGCCGATGACCGCGCACCAGACGGTGTTCGCGCTGCCCGCTCCGGACGGCTCGGGATCGGCGGAGATGCCGAGTGCGGGCCGCCCCTTCACCGAAGCCCTGGTCATGGAGCTGGTGCGGCGTGGGGTGCAGTTCGCTCCGCTGACACTGCACACGGGTGTGGCGTCGGCCGAGGCACACGAGCCTCCGTACCCGGAGCGCTTCGAGGTGTCCGAGGCGACCGCATGGCTGGTGAACGCGGCGCGGGCGGGCGGGGGACGGGTCGTCGCGGTGGGGACGACCGCGGTTCGGGCCCTG
This DNA window, taken from Streptomyces sp. SCSIO 30461, encodes the following:
- a CDS encoding DNA-3-methyladenine glycosylase translates to MKAALLAHPAEEVAPRLLGTVLTCETPEGTVSIAITETEAYSGTADPASHAYRGRTPRNAVMFGPAGHLYVYRSHGLHWCANVVTGTDGIASAVLIRAGRVIEGEDLARVRRGERIESPRLARGPGNLCQALGVTGEHNGADLLTGGSVTLSEGEPAPPALIRAGPRVGVSKAHDWQHRFYLAGDPTVSAYRLSPRAKPSAGA
- a CDS encoding DNA-3-methyladenine glycosylase, which produces MPDTPDRTSTTRRFLGRPVTDVAPDPLGRTLVRRTDDGPTTLRLTGPEAYAGEADPASHADWGRTARNTMTSGPPGQAHGHFTHGMPRRST
- a CDS encoding sporulation protein, with the protein product MGFKKLLASLGAGGASVETELTEANVVPGGVVQGEVRIQGGSVDQQIEGLSVGLQARVEVEGGDQEMKQDIEFTKQRLGGAFELKAGAVHVVPFGLEIPWETPVTTIAGQQLRGMNIGVTTELEIARAVDSGDLDPIHVHPLPAQQAILDAFIQLGFRFKSADMERGHIRGTRQRLPFYQEIEFFPPSQYRGLNQVELTFVADGREMDVVLEMDKKPGLFSEGSDSFRSFQVDLHNFQGTDYAAYLNQWLADVGGRRNWF
- a CDS encoding YbhB/YbcL family Raf kinase inhibitor-like protein, translated to MTEAKRAPLPHDFHPAVPSFTVTSPDVEPGAFLKDAQVYSGGNTSPALRWEGFPAETKSFAVTCFDPDAPTGSGFWHWVLFDIPSSVTGLPEGAGSGDFDGLPAGAVHVRNDYGSKDFGGAAPPPGDGPHRYVFTVYAVDQEKLGPGDDASPAVVGFNLRFHTLGRAQLIGEYEAKGE
- a CDS encoding HNH endonuclease is translated as MRDTLVLNASFEPLSTVTLNRAVVLVLQDKAVVEQAHPALRVRAAAVELPVPRVIRLCRYVRVPFRRQAPWSRRGVLVRDQHRCAYCGRRATTVDHVVPRSRGGSDSWLNTVASCAEDNHRKADRTPEQAGMPLLHQPFVPTPADAMLLTLRAGERSELPEWLTQHGAQPGVRSAAA
- a CDS encoding sulfite exporter TauE/SafE family protein, whose translation is MSIWEVLAVFAAGTAAGTINTIVGSGTLITFPVLLAAGLPPVTATVSNAIGLIPGSISGAIGYREELTGQRRRVLRLGLASLIGGLGGAMLLLLLPSTAFETIVPALVALALVLVILQPRISAAVQRRRERDTTAQPHPDGGPLLFVALMLASVYGGYFTAAQGVIYLSLLGILLDDTLQRLNAVKNALAAVVNSVAAMFFVFAADIDWTAVLLIAIGSTIGGQIGAKVGRKLSPVMLRTVIVIVGTAAIVQLLLR
- a CDS encoding SPFH domain-containing protein, with the translated sequence MPSIIIVLVILVVLVFIALIKTIQVIPQASAAIVERFGRYTRTLNAGLNIVVPFIDSIRNRIDLREQVVPFPPQPVITQDNLVVNIDTVIYYQVTDARAATYEVASYIQAIEQLTVTTLRNIIGGMDLERTLTSREEINAALRGVLDEATGKWGIRVNRVELKAIEPPTSIQDSMEKQMRADRDKRAAILTAEGIRQSQILTAEGEKQSAILRAEGEAKAAALRAEGEAQAIRTVFESIHAGDPDQKLLSYQYLQMLPKIAEGDANKLWIVPSEIGDALKGLSGAIGSFGGPLTGNHNSGNGNGGNIPPQSGTERREQPPID
- a CDS encoding NfeD family protein is translated as MDIDAWVWWLIAAVGLGIPLVLTAMPEFGMLSAGAVAGAVTAVLGFGVVAQVCVFAAVSVALIAVVRPIAARHGSQRPQLATGIDALKGRQAVVLERVDGDGGRIKLAGEIWSARSLDTGRAFEPGEQVDVVEIDGATAVVI